One Candidatus Ornithobacterium hominis genomic region harbors:
- a CDS encoding ATPase — translation MIAIIDSGSTKSDWVILDESNGKEIERAKTIGFNPFFIKEEDILKELKKNKELTALKDKINKIYFYGAGVHNQYFSKVVKKPFDEFFSKSTNLIDHDMKAAAYAAYNGKPAIVCILGTGSNSCYFDGETIKEETPALSYVLGDEGSGNHIGRQLIRAYFCGKFPTHLRRTFKERYNLTEKDIEEKVYNNQFANAYLASFSVFASDHKYEPFIQELVFNCLEEFFLYHVMPYKEKADAEINFIGSIAHYYESTLKSVANKYNLHVGNIVKKPIDDLVKYHKIYIFPEQMKPQSPVKDEKK, via the coding sequence ATGATAGCAATTATAGACAGTGGCTCTACAAAATCTGATTGGGTAATTTTAGACGAATCAAACGGGAAAGAAATAGAACGTGCAAAAACGATTGGGTTTAATCCTTTTTTTATCAAAGAAGAAGATATATTGAAGGAATTAAAGAAAAATAAAGAATTAACAGCACTAAAAGATAAAATCAATAAAATTTATTTTTATGGAGCTGGAGTTCATAACCAATATTTTTCAAAAGTCGTTAAAAAACCTTTTGATGAGTTCTTTTCAAAATCAACTAATTTGATAGACCATGATATGAAAGCGGCTGCTTACGCTGCATATAACGGTAAACCTGCAATTGTTTGTATTTTAGGAACTGGGTCTAATTCTTGCTATTTTGACGGTGAAACCATTAAAGAAGAAACACCAGCTTTATCCTATGTTTTAGGGGATGAAGGTAGCGGAAATCATATTGGTCGTCAGTTGATTAGGGCTTATTTTTGCGGTAAGTTTCCTACACATTTGAGGAGAACATTCAAAGAAAGATATAATTTAACCGAAAAAGACATTGAAGAAAAAGTATACAACAATCAGTTTGCTAATGCATATTTAGCATCATTTAGTGTTTTTGCATCAGATCACAAATACGAGCCATTTATTCAAGAATTGGTTTTTAATTGCTTAGAGGAGTTTTTCCTTTATCACGTGATGCCATACAAAGAAAAAGCAGATGCAGAAATCAATTTCATCGGTTCTATCGCACATTACTACGAGAGTACGCTAAAATCTGTAGCCAATAAATATAATTTACACGTAGGGAATATTGTGAAAAAACCGATTGATGATTTAGTGAAATATCATAAAATATATATCTTTCCAGAACAAATGAAACCTCAATCGCCTGTAAAAGATGAAAAAAAATAA